A single genomic interval of Aureliella helgolandensis harbors:
- a CDS encoding FkbM family methyltransferase: MIEKFNSLWETLKTDPKPLRRILCKILVKLPFDAGKLLRIKVKTNGYRIHLRKSSLSLALFYDPDSRKTDCEFIASYLNDGDVYVDVGANVGTTLIPAALASPKGGHFGFEPHPRIYRYLVENVLLNGLSERVHLFNCALGATEGEIRFSSSSNDDTNHVLVDEPGIAVRVALLDDILAEAERVHLLKVDVEGYEKFVFQGGRETLAKTDCVYFEISEQNFNLFGYSVRELLTDFEHQGFALYVRSGPSEISRIRSDYCLRTHHTNVLAIRSQEDFLARTNWTVSSPLTKQEG; encoded by the coding sequence TTGATCGAGAAATTCAACTCTTTATGGGAAACCTTGAAAACAGATCCCAAACCTCTGCGCAGAATACTGTGCAAGATTCTTGTCAAGTTGCCCTTTGATGCGGGAAAGCTATTGAGAATCAAGGTGAAGACCAACGGTTATCGCATTCACCTAAGAAAGAGCTCGCTCTCGTTGGCATTGTTCTACGATCCGGATTCTCGCAAGACCGACTGTGAGTTTATTGCGAGCTATCTAAACGATGGGGATGTGTACGTCGATGTTGGGGCCAATGTCGGAACGACCTTGATACCTGCGGCGCTAGCCAGCCCTAAAGGAGGCCATTTCGGATTTGAGCCGCATCCGAGGATTTACCGATATCTGGTAGAAAATGTGTTGTTGAACGGGCTCAGTGAACGAGTGCACTTATTCAATTGCGCTTTGGGCGCTACCGAAGGCGAGATTCGTTTTTCCAGTTCTTCCAATGATGACACCAACCATGTTTTGGTGGATGAACCTGGAATCGCGGTACGCGTCGCTCTACTGGATGATATTCTCGCTGAAGCCGAGCGAGTCCATTTACTCAAAGTTGATGTCGAAGGATACGAGAAATTTGTATTTCAGGGCGGTCGAGAAACACTGGCGAAGACTGATTGCGTCTACTTCGAAATATCCGAGCAGAATTTCAACTTGTTTGGTTACAGCGTCCGAGAATTGCTAACGGATTTCGAACACCAAGGGTTTGCTCTCTACGTCAGGAGTGGACCGTCCGAAATATCGAGAATTCGAAGTGACTACTGTTTGCGAACCCACCATACAAACGTGCTTGCGATTAGGAGTCAAGAAGATTTTCTGGCCCGCACTAATTGGACGGTTTCGAGCCCTTTGACTAAACAGGAAGGGTAA
- a CDS encoding nitroreductase family protein produces the protein MDKTALDTLLEAASLAPSGDNTQPWRFTVNRADWTIAIEVDPERDPSPMNVGQRMADIAVGAAVENMIQTAEGNGWEYQLSQPSKGSSTHFRLSPTSNSGQVNPLLLLRATNRRVYRGGEITAELRQKLESSTTELDGVRAHWILDNERLLKLSGVVSRADAVILGTKAIRNAFLKSIRFDKANTDVVDEGLSLGSLEAGWGERKMLRAMRAMPDSLFYCLGGRLALGRVSRQLMLSASGVCVVSVPELSSIASWRSGRVWQRAWLALTEHGMVAQPMMSLLILQNLVAFGTLKTLSARDQRLASELLQNFRRLLTSELNSALPCTLMRIGYADQPTGRVGRMPIAKMTADTMSVE, from the coding sequence ATGGATAAAACGGCCCTCGACACGCTTCTCGAAGCAGCGAGTCTAGCACCGTCGGGAGATAATACTCAACCCTGGCGTTTCACGGTGAATCGAGCAGATTGGACGATAGCCATTGAAGTCGATCCCGAGCGTGATCCCTCCCCAATGAATGTCGGGCAACGCATGGCGGACATCGCAGTAGGTGCCGCGGTGGAGAACATGATTCAAACCGCAGAAGGAAACGGATGGGAATATCAGCTCTCTCAACCCTCTAAAGGAAGCTCGACGCACTTTCGGCTTTCGCCAACATCCAATTCAGGACAAGTAAATCCCCTTCTATTGTTGCGGGCCACCAACCGCCGCGTGTACCGAGGGGGAGAGATTACTGCTGAATTACGGCAAAAACTAGAATCCAGCACGACCGAATTGGATGGTGTTCGCGCTCACTGGATCTTGGACAATGAGAGACTACTAAAACTATCGGGGGTGGTTTCGAGGGCGGATGCTGTGATCCTAGGCACCAAAGCGATACGCAACGCGTTCTTGAAAAGCATTCGGTTTGATAAGGCGAATACCGACGTGGTTGACGAGGGTCTATCACTTGGCTCATTGGAAGCTGGGTGGGGGGAACGCAAAATGTTGCGAGCCATGCGAGCCATGCCTGATTCGCTGTTCTATTGCCTGGGGGGACGGCTTGCATTAGGGCGAGTCTCACGCCAGCTCATGCTGAGTGCTTCCGGAGTTTGTGTGGTAAGCGTTCCCGAGCTCTCATCGATCGCTAGCTGGCGCAGCGGCAGGGTTTGGCAACGAGCTTGGCTGGCATTGACGGAACACGGGATGGTTGCCCAACCGATGATGTCATTGCTAATTCTTCAGAATCTAGTTGCATTCGGAACACTGAAGACACTCAGTGCTCGCGATCAAAGACTCGCTTCAGAGCTTCTGCAGAATTTTCGTCGGCTGTTAACCTCCGAACTGAATTCGGCTCTTCCGTGTACTCTCATGCGAATTGGATACGCAGACCAGCCAACGGGACGTGTTGGAAGAATGCCCATTGCGAAGATGACCGCCGATACTATGTCGGTCGAATGA
- the wecB gene encoding non-hydrolyzing UDP-N-acetylglucosamine 2-epimerase — protein sequence MQRIAIVAGARPNFMKIAPILRELDKTAGVATTLIHTGQHYDKNLSDVFFEELGIRQPDIALKVGSGSHAEQTADVMKAIEKTLVEAAATSSPFDRLVVVGDVNSTMAAAIAATKVHVPVAHVEAGLRSFDRSMPEEINRLLTDSISDMLLCSEPAGVENLRREGHDMSRVHLVGNVMIDTLMSQVERARSRDTLERLSLDAGEYGVVTLHRPSNVDDRETLAGLLQVLVEISARVPLVFPIHPRTRARVEAFQLTELLSTAPRLQLLEPQGYVDFLCLTSQAKVIVTDSGGLQEESTALGIPCLTMRANTERPITCEEGSGTLIGSSAPQLRAQLERVIAGQYKPSQCPELWDGKAAVRIAQLLVT from the coding sequence ATGCAGCGAATAGCCATCGTGGCTGGTGCCCGCCCCAACTTCATGAAAATCGCCCCCATTCTACGAGAGCTCGACAAGACGGCTGGGGTTGCAACGACGTTAATTCATACCGGCCAGCACTACGACAAGAATTTGTCCGACGTGTTTTTCGAGGAATTGGGGATTCGCCAGCCCGATATCGCCCTCAAGGTCGGCTCGGGCTCGCACGCCGAACAAACTGCGGACGTGATGAAGGCCATCGAGAAAACATTGGTGGAGGCAGCCGCAACCTCCTCCCCCTTCGACCGCCTTGTGGTGGTAGGGGATGTGAATTCCACCATGGCAGCCGCCATTGCCGCTACCAAAGTTCATGTCCCCGTGGCCCATGTGGAGGCGGGGCTGCGCAGCTTCGACCGCAGTATGCCCGAAGAAATCAACCGCCTGCTGACCGATTCCATCTCGGACATGCTACTCTGTTCCGAGCCTGCGGGGGTTGAGAACCTGAGACGCGAGGGACACGACATGTCGCGTGTGCACCTAGTAGGCAACGTAATGATCGACACCTTGATGAGCCAAGTTGAGCGTGCTCGCAGTCGCGATACGCTCGAGCGTCTGAGCCTAGATGCAGGGGAATACGGAGTAGTCACGCTCCACCGCCCCTCCAACGTCGACGATCGCGAGACACTCGCCGGTCTGTTGCAGGTACTGGTAGAAATTTCGGCGCGCGTTCCGCTGGTATTCCCAATCCATCCACGGACGCGGGCCCGCGTAGAGGCCTTCCAATTGACCGAACTGCTTTCGACTGCTCCCCGACTGCAGCTCCTAGAACCTCAGGGCTATGTCGACTTTCTGTGCTTAACCTCCCAGGCCAAGGTGATAGTCACCGATTCGGGAGGATTGCAGGAGGAATCGACAGCGCTGGGTATTCCCTGCTTGACGATGCGTGCCAATACCGAACGCCCCATTACCTGCGAGGAGGGGAGTGGCACGCTGATCGGAAGTTCTGCTCCTCAACTCCGTGCCCAGCTGGAGCGCGTTATAGCTGGCCAGTACAAGCCGAGTCAGTGCCCCGAACTCTGGGATGGCAAAGCCGCCGTACGCATCGCGCAATTGTTGGTCACCTAG